In Mycobacterium stomatepiae, the following are encoded in one genomic region:
- a CDS encoding PPE family protein, SVP subgroup, which translates to MVMDFAALPPEITSTLVWSGPGSAPLMAAAAAYANLGAEVSTTATSWESIITTLTTDVWTGGGSSAAATAAQTIVTYLTDAAATLEQAGSAASASAAAFEAAYAGVVNPALVFTNRAEYAAALAAVPFSLPVLTELETEYAEMWVQDATAMSAYQAASDAAAGMLQPVTPLASTVDPAGPALEDANSLFQAADLQSLADALQITNPVVSNNLLQSIDGFLGTPSVLNAINGAVNTVAWFTMITIPTAVSLGHTLASAAVPAAAVSDVVPAGAGGIIEGSVVSSVSPMAGAGGLGSAARASLGGASTVSRLSVPASWAANAAPATELAAATAPLEGSGWTAATEEASVMGAPGMPGMVAGAKGAGAYAGPRYGFKPIVMPKQVVV; encoded by the coding sequence ATGGTTATGGACTTTGCAGCCCTACCGCCGGAGATCACCTCGACGCTCGTGTGGAGCGGCCCGGGCTCGGCACCACTCATGGCCGCCGCGGCCGCGTACGCCAACCTGGGTGCCGAGGTGAGCACCACGGCAACGTCGTGGGAATCGATCATCACGACGCTGACGACAGATGTGTGGACCGGTGGTGGGTCGTCCGCGGCCGCGACCGCCGCCCAGACGATCGTGACGTACCTGACCGACGCGGCGGCCACATTGGAGCAAGCGGGGTCTGCGGCCTCCGCGTCGGCAGCGGCTTTCGAGGCGGCATACGCCGGGGTGGTAAACCCGGCGCTCGTCTTCACCAACCGCGCGGAGTACGCGGCTGCGCTCGCGGCGGTCCCGTTCAGCCTCCCGGTGCTCACCGAGTTGGAGACGGAGTACGCCGAGATGTGGGTGCAGGACGCCACCGCCATGAGCGCGTACCAGGCCGCTTCCGATGCGGCGGCGGGGATGTTGCAGCCGGTGACCCCGCTGGCGTCGACCGTCGACCCGGCGGGTCCCGCCCTGGAGGACGCCAACAGCCTGTTCCAGGCGGCTGATCTGCAGTCGTTGGCCGACGCGCTGCAAATCACCAACCCCGTCGTGAGCAACAACCTGCTGCAGTCGATCGACGGCTTCCTCGGTACTCCATCGGTGCTGAACGCGATCAACGGTGCGGTCAACACCGTGGCGTGGTTCACCATGATCACCATTCCTACGGCGGTATCGCTGGGCCACACCCTTGCCAGTGCCGCGGTGCCGGCGGCCGCGGTCAGCGACGTGGTGCCCGCCGGTGCCGGCGGCATCATCGAAGGCTCCGTGGTCAGCTCGGTGTCGCCGATGGCGGGCGCGGGCGGCTTGGGCAGCGCGGCGAGGGCGAGCCTCGGTGGGGCATCCACCGTCAGCCGTCTCTCGGTGCCGGCCAGTTGGGCGGCCAACGCCGCCCCCGCGACGGAGCTGGCGGCAGCGACCGCGCCGCTCGAGGGCTCGGGCTGGACCGCGGCCACCGAGGAAGCCTCGGTCATGGGTGCGCCGGGTATGCCGGGAATGGTGGCGGGAGCCAAGGGCGCCGGTGCTTACGCCGGGCCGCGCTACGGCTTCAAGCCGATCGTCATGCCCAAACAGGTTGTCGTATAA